The nucleotide window AACGAATGATTTTGGGTTTGCTATATGGAGTTAAATTGAGTTTAAGATTGCATCTATTTCCTGGCTGACTAGATCATCTGTCTCAGTGCGCTGATGTTTGGTTAATATTTCTTCACAGTTATCACCTGTAAGCTTCCATAGCGCCCAGGCGGCGTGAGCTCTGATAAGCGGCTCTTCGTCTTTAAGGCGATCTAAGATATGAGGTACAAAGGCTTGATTCTCAGAATTTCCCATAGCTAGGAGCACGTTTCTCAAAAGCCCC belongs to Thermodesulfobacteriota bacterium and includes:
- a CDS encoding tRNA epoxyqueuosine(34) reductase QueG, with amino-acid sequence EFMPRQELYNPDLEILSSLSPKEFSDLFKGSPIKRTKRRGLLRNVLLAMGNSENQAFVPHILDRLKDEEPLIRAHAAWALWKLTGDNCEEILTKHQRTETDDLVSQEIDAILNSI